The DNA sequence GAAGAAGATCACCCCAGAGGCTACGTGGCAGGTCAGTCGGGCCGCAGTCCCGACGACGATCCCTCTCCATTGGGGAGATGAGAGGGCACCGGCCAGGCCCAGGGCACCAAAAGCCAGAGGATAGTCCAGAAACGCCTGAGCCGGGTGTACGACGTAGCCATTCAGAATCATCTGGAGCACTCCAGCCAGAGCACCAACGCCTACGCCAGCCTTGATTCCGTGACGGAGAGCGAAGATGAGCAGAGGAACGTTCTCCAGGGTGACCGATCCGCCCTGGGGCATCCGAAAGATTCTGATGTATGAGAGAACGATGGCCAAAGCAGCACAGAGGGCCCCTTCGACGAGGATACGGGTGTTGAATTTCATGATGAAGGCCTCCTTGATATGGAATGGATATGAGTTGATCCGGAGGCAGGAAGGGCACAGAAATAGAGCAATGTGGAGGAATACGTATAAGTAACTTCCCTGCGCCGGCATGATCCGGATCAGGTTCCAGGGGTCGAGGCTTTACGCCTCCTCTCAGCCGGAGCACCGACTCCCCCAGTTCCATTTGACGTTGTACACCGTCTCTCACGTTCTGTCAACCGTCGATGAGTATCAAAGTCTATCCCGTGTGTAGGTGTTAGGTGTTCAAGGGAACCTCTGCACCTCTAAAAACCTATATCCGAGTCTCCAAGCCTCAGGTCGTTCCGCCAAAGCCCTATCTCGCCCAAACGTATTTTTGACCTATGCTCCGTATCGTCGCCTTGAAGGGTATCTCCTGTGTCCTCTCGGCTTGGGAGGACGTCCGTCTCGCCCGAGTCGATACTTCACGACGGCAGGTCAAAAACACGAACCTCGAATAGACTCCGTCGAAACGGGTCGAAACGGCCTGAGGCGAGTTTCTGAGTTTTTAGAGGTTCCCTAGAAGAGGAAGAGAGAATGTTCTTGTTTTTTGTTTTGACACACTATAAGATACCTATATGGCCTGTGTTTGGAGTTTGTCAGTTTTTAGAGGTTCCAAAAGAAGGAGGTCTTTTTGTATGAGTTGTTCGAGGAAAAACGTTCTGTCGTTCGCCCTGTTTGCTTTGTTTGTCATGATGGCTATCTGTGCCCAGGCTGCTCCCAGGGTGATTAAGATAGGTCACACAGGAACTAAGGAACACCATTACCAGATGTACCTTGAAACCTGGACTAAGAACGTCTCGGAAGCGACCGATGGTCGATACACGTTCGAGATATATCCTTCCGACCTTTATGGAAAGCCCAACCAGCTTATTGAGGGTTGTCAGCTCGGTACTTCCAACATGGTTCTTGCGACAGGTTCTCTCCTGACCTCCTACAGCCCGAAGATCGGTGTCCTCAACTTGCCGTTTCTCTTCAAGGACTCCAAGGAAGCTCATGATGTACTGAACGGCCCTATTGGAGCTGAGTTCGAGGAGAGCTTGGCAAAACGTAACCTGATTGTTCTCGGCTGGTGGGAGAATGGTATGCGTCATCTTTTCCCCGCCACGCCCGTCAACAAAATGGAGGAGTTACAAGGTATGAAGTTGCGGGTGGTGAACTCCGCCGAGATGATCGACACGATCAACGCTTTCGGAGCCAGCGCTGTGCCCATGGGCTTTAACGAGGTGTACTCCGCCTGGCAGCTCAAAACGATTGATGGCTGCGAGGGAACCATCACCCACATGCTGACCCAGAAGTATTATGAACTGACGAAAACCGCTGCTCTCCTGTGGTATATGCATGTTCCGAACCCCTTGATTATCTCTAAACAGCTTTGGTGCTCAATCCCGAAGGCCGATCAGGCTATCTTTATCAAAGAGGCCCGCAAGATGAGCGATTTCTCGTTTGACTACCAACGTAAGATGGACGAGAAGGAGA is a window from the Dethiosulfovibrio peptidovorans genome containing:
- the thiT gene encoding energy-coupled thiamine transporter ThiT, with protein sequence MKFNTRILVEGALCAALAIVLSYIRIFRMPQGGSVTLENVPLLIFALRHGIKAGVGVGALAGVLQMILNGYVVHPAQAFLDYPLAFGALGLAGALSSPQWRGIVVGTAARLTCHVASGVIFFASYAPEGQHPLLYSLGYNGSYMVVNMILSLIVIFLIWKRLPRTGDR